From Anopheles coluzzii chromosome 3, AcolN3, whole genome shotgun sequence, the proteins below share one genomic window:
- the LOC125907553 gene encoding uncharacterized protein LOC125907553: protein MHYAPLCNSVANTDFVDGLHSTGLFQLSGIANQSGRQLDLVFANLAATNILCDSITPLHSVNGTSALENFLPYVTHCSIPLLSEDFHHPSLDIMIYYPVQLSHTTNSHTRSTVYRNFFKTNVERMNALIVSFDRNFDCSNFSTIDEATDCFSVFMRSAINSCVPVAQRKSGPDWSNASLRRLKKIKSKAYADYSRTRSSLHRRIFFDALNNYRRHNRVLYRSFIRRTERQLFSKPTRFWSFWNKRRNISSIPPSMSYNGQTSIDKSDICNTFANCFVDAFTLPVHNPNTLAEATRNTPSDAIDFIIPTIDEALVARTLNDIKPSTSSGPDNIPAYI from the coding sequence ATGCATTATGCACCTTTATGCAATTCCGTGGCTAATACCGATTTCGTTGATGGGTTGCATAGTACCGGATTATTTCAGTTGAGTGGTATTGCAAATCAATCTGGGCGTCAATTGGATCTGGTCTTCGCAAACCTTGCCGCAACCAATATTTTGTGCGACTCAATCACACCTCTGCACTCTGTGAATGGTACTTCGGCTCTAGAGAACTTCCTCCCATACGTAACACACTGTAGTATTCCACTTCTCAGTGAGGACTTTCATCATCCTTCATTGGATATAATGATTTATTATCCCGTACAACTatcccacaccaccaacagtcaCACTCGCAGTACAGTCTAtagaaatttcttcaaaacgaaTGTGGAACGTATGAATGCCCTTATTGTGTCGTTTGACCGCAATTTTGACTGCTCCAACTTTTCCACTATCGACGAAGCCACCGATTGCTTtagcgtttttatgcgctcaGCGATTAATTCCTGCGTTCCTGTTGCTCAACGAAAGTCTGGCCCCGATTGGTCTAATGCATCTTTAAgacggttgaaaaaaataaaatcaaaagcctacgcggattacagtagaacgagATCATCGCTGCATAGGAGAATTTTTTTCGATGCACTGAACAATTATCGTCGACATAATCGTGTGCTCTACCGCTCCTTCATTCGCCGTACTGAAAGGCAGCTGTTTTCTAAGCCGACACGGTTCTGGAGCTTCTGGAACAAACGGCGCAATATAAGTAGTATCCCTCCGTCAATGAGCTACAATGGCCAAACTAGTATCGATAAATCCGATatttgcaacactttcgccaatTGTTTCGTTGATGCATTCACCCTTCCTGTTCACAACCCTAACACACTAGCAGAGGCCACTCGCAATACTCCATCGGATGCTATCGATTTTATTATACCCACAATTGACGAAGCATTAGTTGCGCGCACACTCAACGATATAAAACCATCTACATCATCTGGACCTGACAATATTCCCGCATACATCTGA